A window of Ictalurus furcatus strain D&B chromosome 18, Billie_1.0, whole genome shotgun sequence contains these coding sequences:
- the birc2 gene encoding baculoviral IAP repeat-containing protein 2, producing the protein MEILQNSPFLRGLCRTSAPADLQYDNTSELFRISTFAKFPSTAPVTERSLARAGFFYTGICDRVQCFCCNVTIDNWQTGECPAERHKQMSPNCAFIQSLPSTANLLSSSHSAFSPLRNATILQLNLPAVTSASGQTDEQVGYLNMSNLAPSSPLSSRVVEDMSHQRPSACHNPSMRREQDRLDTFQNWTLTTITPAELAKAGFYYLSQGDRVACFSCGGHLSNWEPGDRAMSEHQRHYPNCRFVRGDRADNISIAGGLANVSNPAMQQCEERLLTFVNWPARIPVRPDQLAKAGFYYVGRNDDVKCFCCDGGLRCWESGDDPWVEHAKWFPRCEYLLQEKGQEFVHQIQARFPRLFEQLLNNGDSREFVDPPVVHLGPGEERSEDAVMMNTPVVKAALEMGFDRNLVKQTVQSKILTSGENYKTVQELVSDLLSAEDEKREEEREMFAEEMASDGFTFLKKHHAALTQRLKSVQSLMDHLLEENVISQKEYDTIRNCTSVKQQTGQLIDLVLSKGNAAAEVFRNWIKKNDVYLLRELMAQTNEAVSPSQDLSDLPMEEQLRRLQEERTCKVCMDKEVNIVFIPCGHLVVCKECAPSLRKCPICRGMVKGTVRTFLS; encoded by the exons ATGGAAATCTTACAAAATAGTCCTTTCCTAAGAGGTCTCTGCCGTACAAGTGCGCCAGCAGACCTACAATATGATAACACAAGTGAACTGTTTCGCATTTCGACCTTTGCAAAGTTCCCCTCTACAGCGCCGGTAACTGAGAGGAGCCTTGCCCGTGCTGGGTTTTTCTACACTGGCATATGTGATCGGGTCCAGTGTTTCTGCTGCAACGTGACCATTGATAATTGGCAGACAGGAGAATGCCCAGCCGAGAGGCACAAGCAGATGTCCCCCAACTGCGCCTTCATTCAGAGCTTGCCTTCCACCGCCAATCTCCTGTCCTCCTCCCATTCAGCCTTTTCGCCTCTCCGCAATGCTACTATCCTGCAACTAAACCTGCCTGCAGTCACTTCAGCTTCGGGCCAGACAGATGAGCAAGTTGGTTACCTGAACATGAGCAACCTTGCCCCCTCCAGCCCTCTGTCATCTCGTGTAGTGGAAGACATGTCACATCAGAGGCCATCTGCCTGCCACAATCCCAGCATGCGGCGTGAGCAGGATCGCTTGGACACCTTTCAAAACTGGACCCTTACCACGATCACCCCTGCCGAGCTTGCCAAGGCTGGTTTCTATTATCTCAGCCAGGGAGACAGAGTGGCCTGCTTCAGCTGTGGTGGTCACCTGAGTAACTGGGAGCCTGGAGATAGGGCCATGTCTGAGCACCAGAGGCACTACCCTAACTGCCGTTTTGTGAGAGGTGATCGAGCTGATAACATCTCTATAGCTGGTGGTTTGGCCAATGTGTCCAACCCAGCCATGCAGCAGTGTGAAGAAAGGCTGCTTACGTTTGTCAACTGGCCTGCAAGAATACCTGTCCGACCAGATCAGCTGGCCAAGGCTGGTTTTTACTACGTTG gTCGTAACGACGATGTAAAGTGCTTCTGTTGTGATGGAGGACTCCGATGTTGGGAATCAGGAGACGATCCTTGGGTTGAACATGCTAAATGGTTTCCCAG GTGTGAGTACCTTTTGCAAGAAAAGGGGCAAGAGTTTGTTCATCAGATCCAGGCCAGATTTCCAAGATTGTTTGAACAG CTGTTGAACAATGGGGACTCAAGGGAATTCGTTGATCCACCTG TTGTACATTTGGGTCCAGGAGAAGAGCGCTCAGAAGATGCTGTAATGATGAACACACCTGTGGTGAAAGCAGCCCTGGAAATGGGCTTTGATCGCAATTTAGTGAAGCAGACTGTCCAGAGCAAAATTCTCACCAGTGGAGAAAACTATAAAACTGTCCAGGAACTGGTGTCTGACCTGCTGAGTGCTGAGgatgaaaaaagagaagaggagcGTGAAATGTTTGCAGAGGAAATGGCGTCAG atGGATTTACTTTTTTGAAGAAGCACCATGCTGCCTTGACGCAGCGTTTGAAAAGTGTCCAGAGCCTAATGGATCATCTATTGGAGGAGAATGTGATTTCACAGAAGGAGTATGACACCATACGCAATTGCACGTCAGTCAAGCAGCAGACGGGTCAGCTCATTGACTTGGTCTTGTCAAAGGGGAACGCAGCAGCAGAGGTCTTCCGCAATTGGATCAAAAAGAATGATGTGTACCTCTTAAGAGAGCTAATGG CCCAGACAAATGAAGCTGTATCACCGAGTCAAGATCTTTCAG ACTTGCCCATGGAGGAACAGCTGAGGAGACTTCAAGAGGAGCGCACATGTAAAGTGTGCATGGATAAAGAGGTCAACATCGTCTTTATACCATGTGGGCACCTGGTGGTTTGTAAAGAGTGTGCTCCTTCATTACGCAAGTGCCCCATATGTAGAGGCATGGTAAAGGGCACTGTACGCACCTTTCTGTCATAA